One genomic region from Macaca mulatta isolate MMU2019108-1 chromosome 20, T2T-MMU8v2.0, whole genome shotgun sequence encodes:
- the CMTM2 gene encoding CKLF-like MARVEL transmembrane domain-containing protein 2: MAPKAAKGAKTEPAPPPAGAKPQEDKKDDKEPLDKPQKLVQPKHEVGTRKGCRRYRWELKDSNKEFWLLGHAEVKILSLGCLIAAMILLSSLSVHPILTLIITMEISIFSFFIILYSFAVHRYIPFILWPISDLFNDLFACAFLVGAVVFAVRSRRSMHLHYLLAVILVGVAGVFALIDMCLQRNNFRGKRAKKHKLISPPGKEKEPQQGKGPEPAKPPEPAKGKK; the protein is encoded by the exons ATGGCACCTAAGGCAGCAAAAGGGGCCAAGACAGAGCCAGCTCCACCTCCAGCCGGGGCCAAACCCCAGGAGGACAAGAAGGACGATAAGGAGCCATTGGACAAACCTCAAAAGTTGGTGCAGCCCAAGCACGAAGTGGGCACGAGGAAGGGGTGTCGCCGCTACCGGTGGGAATTAAAAGACAGCAATAAGGAGTTCTGGCTCTTGGGGCACGCTGAGGTCAAGATTCTGAGTTTG GGCTGCCTAATAGCGGCAATGATACTGTTGTCCTCACTCAGCGTGCACCCCATCCTGACGCTTATCATCACCATGGAGATATccatcttcagtttcttcatcataCTGTACAGCTTTGCCGTTCATAGATACATACCCTTCATCCTGTGGCCCATTTCT GACCTCTTCAACGACCTGTTTGCCTGTGCGTTCCTGGTGGGAGCCGTGGTCTTTGCTGTGAGAAGTCGGCGATCCATGCATCTCCACTACTTACTTGCTGTG ATCCTTGTTGGTGTGGCTGGAGTTTTTGCTTTGATCGATATGTGTCTTCAAAGAAACAACTTCAGAGGCAAGAGGGCCAAAAAGCATAAGCTGATTTCTCCTCCAGGCAAAGAAAAAGAACCCCAGCAGGGCAAGGGACCAGAACCCGCCAAGCCACCAGAGCcagcaaagggaaagaaatga